The Phycisphaeraceae bacterium genome segment GTGCGCCCGCTCGGCGTTGGCCATGATCTGCACGCCGCGATAGAAGTGGGAGAAGTCCGATCCCCAGCAGCCGCGGATGTCCAGATGCTTCCTGTTGATGTCCAGGTGCGGGTTGAGCGGCACATCGCCATGATCGGTGTACTGGCCCACCACGACGACCCGTCCCGCGTCGCGCGTGAACCTGAGCGCCTGCGTTACCGCCGCGGGCGGCCCCGCCGCCTCGATGGTCACGTCCGCGCCGCGACCCTGGGTGTGCTGGCGAACCCAGTCCAGCCGCTGAAGTTCGCTCATCTCCTCGATGTTGCACACCGCGTCCGCGCCGACCTTGCGGGCGGTTTCAAGACGGGCCGTCGGCGCCCCGATGCACAGCACCTTGAGTGCTCCGGCCATCCTGGCGAAGATCACGCATGACAGTCCCACCGGCCCGCTCCCCAGCACCAGTACGGTGTCGCCAAGCATGATCTGGGCGCGGTCCGTGGCGTGCAGGGCGGTGGGCAGCGAGCAGCCGCCCGCCATGAAGGCGTCGTAGCCCACGCCCTCCAGCGAAATGACCCGCGTTCCCGGCTTGAGGTACAACTGCTGTGACCAGCCGCCGGTCAGGCCGTCCTGCTCGACGCCGTAGGTGATGCCGTACACCTTGCGGTGGGGGCATCGCGTGCTGGCCTTGGCGACCAGACAGTGCCAGCAGGCGAAGCAGGTTCTGTGGACATCCAGAAAGGTGACGGCTTCGCCTTCGCGCATCGCACGGCCGTAAATGTCACGAATCGTGCCGCGAATCTTGCCGAGCCGCCCCACCGAAACGTGACCGGGCACGATCGGATAGGGCACGCCTGCCAGGCGTCCGTCGCGCAGGTGAACATCCGTGCCGCACACCTCGCTGAGCTCCACTTCGAGAATGGCGGAATCCGTCTCAAGTTGCGGCTCGGGATACTCGCGGACTTCCACCGGCCGACCGGGACCGGGCATGATGGCGGCTCGAACCGTTGGCACGGACTGCTCCTCGTGAGGGTGCGGGCGTTGGGGCGGGACAATAGGCCCCGATCATCCGCTGGTCGGTCGATCTGGCGCGGCAGATGCATCCAATCAAACCCCCCGGAAACCGTGCTGGTGCGGTGAAAAAAAGCATCGGCGCGCCTACCATCGTCGTCCAATTCGGAGCCGCGCATTCGGCCCCGAATCATCGCCAGAATGGCCCCTGTCAGCGTGCCTTGACGCACCCTTCCGACGCCCCTTATGGCTGACCAGACCAACGACTATTCGAACCCCGATGACCCCTCGTCCGGGACGCCCGGCGGCTCCGGTGGCGGCGGTTTCATCGGCCACGT includes the following:
- a CDS encoding zinc-binding dehydrogenase, which translates into the protein MPGPGRPVEVREYPEPQLETDSAILEVELSEVCGTDVHLRDGRLAGVPYPIVPGHVSVGRLGKIRGTIRDIYGRAMREGEAVTFLDVHRTCFACWHCLVAKASTRCPHRKVYGITYGVEQDGLTGGWSQQLYLKPGTRVISLEGVGYDAFMAGGCSLPTALHATDRAQIMLGDTVLVLGSGPVGLSCVIFARMAGALKVLCIGAPTARLETARKVGADAVCNIEEMSELQRLDWVRQHTQGRGADVTIEAAGPPAAVTQALRFTRDAGRVVVVGQYTDHGDVPLNPHLDINRKHLDIRGCWGSDFSHFYRGVQIMANAERAHPWSLIKLERYGLDRANEALHAVETGRVVKALIDPNQ